Proteins from a single region of bacterium:
- a CDS encoding gamma-glutamyl-gamma-aminobutyrate hydrolase family protein, protein MQKPIIAIAWSQYPGGRMGYRSGNPLPDPFFFDLLVDGDSPPTHLPLFARADLMGEALDRYMNFVTLGGGIPVIVPIAKSTDTMGAILDRVDGVLLSGGDDVAPSFFAEKPLSRECTGNLPRTWSETALIREAVARKLPLFGICRGIQQLNVTFGGSLLQDLPTQAPSELNHYDPHGRTFHSVTSEGPRN, encoded by the coding sequence ATGCAAAAACCAATCATTGCGATAGCATGGAGCCAGTACCCCGGTGGACGGATGGGCTACCGCTCCGGGAATCCGTTACCCGATCCTTTCTTCTTCGATCTATTGGTCGATGGCGATTCGCCGCCGACCCATCTCCCATTGTTTGCCCGCGCTGATTTGATGGGAGAGGCATTAGACCGCTACATGAATTTTGTTACGCTCGGTGGAGGTATCCCAGTAATCGTTCCCATTGCGAAATCTACCGATACGATGGGGGCAATCCTCGACCGGGTTGATGGTGTATTGCTCTCCGGTGGCGACGATGTTGCCCCCTCCTTTTTCGCCGAAAAACCGTTATCCCGGGAATGTACCGGTAATCTACCCCGTACTTGGTCGGAAACTGCTCTAATTCGGGAAGCTGTTGCCCGGAAATTGCCCCTATTCGGCATTTGCCGGGGCATCCAGCAACTGAACGTCACGTTTGGCGGGAGCTTGTTGCAGGACCTTCCAACGCAAGCCCCCTCCGAGTTGAATCATTACGACCCGCATGGCAGGACGTTTCATTCCGTTACCTCAGAAGGTCCACGAAACTAG